GCTGAGGCCAGGCGCGTCGTTGAGCATCGCCACCACCAGATCACGCCGTTCCTTGAACTTGGCGTTGCGCTCCTTGAGGAAATCCTGCGGACCATTGAGTGCGGCAGCCACAGCATATTGGCTGATCGAGCAAGGGTTGCTGGTCGATTGCGACTGAAGGTCGCCCATCGCCTTGATCAGCCATTCGGGGCCACCCGCATAACCAATCCGCCAGCCGGTCATCGCATAGGCCTTGGACGCACCGTTCATGGTCAGCGTGCGGTCGTACAAATCGGGACAGACCTGGAGCATCGTTGCGAAAGGCTGCTGCGCGTACCAGATATGCTCATACATATCGTCGGTCAGCAGCATGACATGCGGATGCTTGAGCAATACTTCGCCCAACGCCTGCAGTTCGAGCGCTGTATAGGCGGCACCCGTCGGGTTCGATGGTGAGTTCAGGATCAGCCAGCGGGTCTTGGGCGTAATCGCTGCATCAAGCTGCGCCGGGGTTATTTTATAGCCCTGATCCGCGCCCGCCAGCAGAACAACTGGCGTACCGCCCGCAAACTGGACGATGTCGGGATAGCTGACCCAATAGGGCGCGGGGATGATCACCTCATCACCCTTGTCGACGGTCGCCACTAGCGCGTTGAACAAGGTGTGCTTGCCGCCCGCATTCACCGTGATCTGCTTGGTGGTGTAATCAATACCATTATCGCGCTTGAACTTCGCCTGGATCGCCAACTTGAGTTCAGGGATGCCATCAACGGCAGTATATTTGGTCTTGCCCGACCGGATTGCCTCGATCGCCGCATCCTTTACGAAGTCCGGTGTATCGAAAT
The nucleotide sequence above comes from Sphingorhabdus pulchriflava. Encoded proteins:
- a CDS encoding pyridoxal phosphate-dependent aminotransferase: MDRLSAALGRIAPSPTLAMSGRVLEMKARGLDVIGLSAGEPDFDTPDFVKDAAIEAIRSGKTKYTAVDGIPELKLAIQAKFKRDNGIDYTTKQITVNAGGKHTLFNALVATVDKGDEVIIPAPYWVSYPDIVQFAGGTPVVLLAGADQGYKITPAQLDAAITPKTRWLILNSPSNPTGAAYTALELQALGEVLLKHPHVMLLTDDMYEHIWYAQQPFATMLQVCPDLYDRTLTMNGASKAYAMTGWRIGYAGGPEWLIKAMGDLQSQSTSNPCSISQYAVAAALNGPQDFLKERNAKFKERRDLVVAMLNDAPGLSCPTPEGAFYVYPDASGVMGKTTPKGKKIETDADLIDYFLEDWNVAAVHGAAFGLSPGFRISYATSTEALKEACTRIQSACAALV